ATTTTCATACAGGAACACGAGCACTggcattaaaatggctaattcacaTGAAGAAAACTGCAGGCCTGAATTAGATCCAAAGCGTCTGCAAATCTTGACATTTTCATTGTAGTAGGTTGCTAGCTCagaggttgttgttgctgtttaacAGAGTGAAATAGATTTTTTGAAAACGATAATACATAGATAGCAGGAGGGcaatggcaggcttataccCAAAGTTTATATCCGGTGAGTCAGACCACTTATGGAATGTctttagttttgcaggtattcatcataaatcataataataatagactctgaagtcaaaaataaattaacaaatctGAGAATTACTAGATTTCATTTAGGGGAGCATGAATGTCTGTACCAAGTTTCACTGCAGTCCATCCAATAGTCTAGACACTGtggtaaaatacaaaaatgtcaactttcaTTCATTCTCTGTGGCTGTGAATGTGTGGACAAAGTTCTGCAGCAAAATGATTATCAGTCCAAACTGAAAAGTGCCATCAGAGCCACAGACCAACACTGCCATCCCCAGAGTGTGGCTAAAAACACATCTACCACATAGTGAGCCACACTATTGCACTGGGTGACTTGTTCCTTCATTACCATGAACATGGGCACTGTATTATTTTGAGTCAGTCTCAGATACACTGTCTTGAGGCTGTAAACACTCCCTAGCACATcaaatgtgtattaatgtgcagctgaaaatagtccctaaCACATGCACTATTGCTCTTTTTGGCAACGTTTGCTAAAATCCACAGTGCCCAGCTGTTGTAAGAAATTATCCAGCCGTATTAAAAAAGGATGCAATAATCATGGGaccatttttaggatttatgtGTTCAGTGGGAAGGAATGGACATAGAGATGAGTCTTAATGAATGCAGAGAAGTCAGAAGTGGTTTTGATCTTTTCATGTGGCTTCTGGACAATACAAAGAATATATGATGGAGGCATGTTTATCTGTGTTATTGAGAGTTAAAATTGAGTCGTGGAATTTTATCTTTGTAGGACTCTTGCCGTGGAACGCAGTACCAGGAAAAGCCTGTGGTATGACCCTGTCTAGTGTTTGCAAGACAAGAGAGGTAAGAACCACAAAACAACTCTGCTGTCATGTTCTATAATTTCTTTGATATGAAATGAAGACGGCATGTTATAAACGTCAATGCAAATCTCCTCCATCAGTATCGGATGACCTATGACCTCTACATTGCTGCCTTTGCCGGTGCGGGCATCACTCTCTTGGCTCTGGTGAGTATTTATCCTCTGGCTGTGGCCAGCTTGACCGCACCTCTACAGTGGGGTACAACAAAAGTGTTATGGCTCATGTGACTTGGTGACGCTCCCAGTGTAGGCGACAAGGCATCTCAGGCCTCCATGACTGATGACTCTTGTACTATTGCTCTCTGTTCCTCTTTCTCAGCTGACACAAACATCATAATAATGCTGTAATGTCTGCTGGTGTTCCAGCCATGCAGGCAAATGGTGCAGGCATTATACTGGCATGCTCCATTACTGAAGCCGTTATGTGGATGCTATCAAATTAAAGTCATTAGCACAATCGTGTTTTGTTCTTGTAGAGTTCGAGGATGCTGTGAATTTTCTCGCTTCTTTTCTAAACTCCTCATTTCTGCTTGTCTTTTCATAGCTGACCTATACTGTGTCAACCACCTATAACTTTGCGGTTCTGCGGTATCTGGGGAGAAAGGGCATAGGTGCACGGTGTTAGGCACCCCAGCTTCCTGTCCTCTGTCTCTACCACCAACAAGGGGATCTAAAGGCATGGCAGCAGTTCTCTCCTTCAATGTCGTATGCACAGAGCCACGTGTGGTCATGGACTTCTAAATCTtgagtttatatttttactttccTTGATATAaggatgttgttgtttttcccgtttctgtttttatgagtGTATTTGATGCTTTGACCTAGACtgttatttcagtattttcactGTCACGTCAccaaaatatttgtaaattgTTGCTTATGCTGCTTGCTGAGGTTAGGGTCTAACATCCATGTGTGCGTCCCACTGcactaaaaagacaaataaaacactGCTAATGCATAAACATATGTAAGAAGTGACCACTAATTTGCAGCATGTGCAGGTAGAATGCAGCTGTTATGGAGAATAGGGATTAGAGGTTACCATGGCTACCACTCCTCACATCTGGTTGCCGTGGTGGCAGACAAGCATGCATTTGCAGTCTCACGCTGACCTCAGGACTTTTCTCACGCGCTGGAGAAAAGCCTTAACAATGGAGTCATGCCTGTTTGGAAAGCTAGCCAATAAGAAGCCAGCTCTGGGGGCCACCTGCACTATGAGTCTCTGCCAAGGGTTATATTACATGTCAAGGGAGAGGGCCCTCTGGACAAAGACAGGGTTAGACCTCTCTAAAGCCTCAATGCAGCTCTTCTGGGaccacaaccacacacacaacacatccaCACGCTGCTGCATGACCTCCACCTCCCCCCAAATAATGGAAACGATGGGTTCAGAGTGAAAGACGAAAGGAATTTTATATTATTCTGAATAGTTTCTTACTGACAAAGGCACATTTTTGTTTAGATCTAGTGAGGTCTGAAACTGTTTCTCATAACTTTGAGATGTCAAAAGCACTACGTGCTTACTTATCAAAGTAACTGTATAATATTAGACCAAAAACCCATTTTGTGGTGTGATAGCCCCTGCTGTTAATGTACAACTCCAGTGCTTTTATAGAGAAAGGACAGCTTTGATTTGTCTCTAATTCTTTAGGAATTTTGTTGTAGTTATTGtatagcacttttttttttaaactttttgtaGCTGAATTTACTAAGAATGTTCATTTTCAGTATTACTAACAAAACCTTTTGCAAGATAAAAAGTAGATTATTCTGTTTGCGTGTGGATTTGTCAAATCGCAGTAGGCTGGTTGatagtttgttttgtgttggtaatatttgataataaaaaaagaatgctTTGAAACGTTTGTGTGACAGcttatgaaaacatttttgtaatctGGTGtagtctcagtgtgtgtgtgctccatCCTTGGCTTCCTGCCACAGCTAGGGGCCAAGGTGTGTTGTAAGGTGTTTTGTATTCTCTCCTCTTGTGTCCACAGGTGCACTGTTCCCTTCACTTGGCTGTGTACCAGGTGTACCTGAGGATGCTGAGGCACAGGGCGAAAGACGAGAGGAGAGGCTACGACCTGTATCGGAGGCTGcagagggacagaggagggTCGCTGTGCTCTCCCTACGCTGCAAACATGTCCGACATCTCCTGACAGCAGTGCTGTTTTGTTGAAGGAGCTTTACATAACAAAAATCTCATCTGAGTTTATGATAAACATGATTTTGTACAATGTTCTAGTTTAATAGCAGAACTTGGTAGTTTATTAAATTAATTCCCTTCATTATTTTGATTGAAATACTGGTATTGTATATTACATATTAAGTTGCACAATGGTGCAAATGCAGATGGaaacttatttttctaaatTGAGCGTAACGGCTCAATATTTTGTACTTATTCCACATAATGTGCTGCATGTGACCAATCTCAGTAGACCATGTATGTTTTTCCTTAAGTAACAGATTTAAAGATATGTACTTAGACAACATAATTTTCTTCTTCCCAGGTCTGTTTTCACAGTATGCAGTGCATGCTTAATATCCTTTTTAATgaagggaaaataaaaatgcagtgcatgtttgatgttcttttttttttttttttaaacagagtgTTCACCGTCTCCCAGTTTCCCACACATACTTGAATCATTCAATGACACTCAAGGTCTTTTGTGATGCAATTTAAACAGTCTTTTGAGATAAATGTATGATACCCATATTTTACTCATGATCTTGCTGAGAAAGAGACACTCCATTTTAACGCCGTtgctttttactgcaaatatcaggttttttttttccaataataaAGTAACAACAACTTGACATAACAGACACGCCAAGACATTTTAGTGACCTATTTTTAGTGAATAGTATAGCTTAGGGACACATTCATTCATGGACGTTgacagcaaaataaacaaaccagAGCAGACAGCGTCTCCATTTGGTATGTTGTATTTGTAGCCAAGCACAGGAGAGTTTTCACTGCAGTCTTATCCATAATAGTGCAAAAAGAGGAGTAGGGGAAGTTGTCCATTAGATCAACACATAATCAAGATGAACAGTCTAACTTTCACACAGCTTTAATCACGCTCATGGGTTGAGCACTGAGGGTAAAACAGACGGTCAGTGTCATTTCATACATTATTATAAAATGAGTGCCCTTTGCAATTTACATAAGCCATTAATATGGACAGCCCACAGAAATTAGTTTTACAttcataaatattacagcaaaaaATACTGACATTAGACAGGATTGCAGTGATAATAGACAGCATCATGAGAGCAACATACTGCAGGGTTACGCTACCAGTCTATAAATATTGGATTCTCAGGGTAGTTGGATTTCGGTAAACACTGTCGCAGGCTACATTTTCTGAACAGGGTAAAAACTGAAATGGCATTGTGAGgaggcaaaacatttaattccatCAAGAAAACTTTAACACTGACAAACAATAAGCTAACAGCCCTCATGTTTGCTTTGAATTAATATAGGCTACTAGCCTAATTTTCTTAAAATGCCCTTCTCAGTTCACAGTTGAAGCTTctctcaacacacacaaacaaaccttATATTGTTAGCCTACATTATCAAAGGACTATGTAGGAAGTATGACCGTACCTGATTGGATTTTAGTTCACTTTCAGAGTATATCTTATTCTGCACGCACATGAAATATGGTTCCCACTTTCGACATGGAAGGCAAACAATGTCATCTGAGGCTGACAGACAACACAAGACCACCAACATAACAGAACAAAGTCTGAAAACATTGGGCCTTAATGAGAACCACAGCGACTTTGTGAATTCATAAAatgataacattttattttgttcatgcaACAGGACTGCTTGTCTGAGTAATGCAAAATACTATTCGGAAATCAAAATATTGATCACAATAAATTTAGACTATGTCAGTCTTAGTTTGAACCATATAAACAACACAGCCCTTCGGCCAACAGCAGTTAAGCCAAGGGAACAAAAGTCATGTACGTATGGAAAGTACGGTAAACGAGTTTGTATGAAACAGAAGTAAAGTACCATccagctgaaaacaaacagaaagtaaaCATTAAGATGTCAGAACACTGAGTTGTACGTGTCACTCAATACTGTATGAATGGTTAGGGGAGGTCAGGCACAATCCACACAGAAGTAATGGCTGTGCTCCAGCTTTTTCACATTCAGTTGAAGCCTATAATAGCCAGACTGACAGCACAAGGCGAACGTCATGTTTCAGTAAAGCACAGGAGACCCTCAGAATAGGCAAAGCTAAAAGACTGGAATGTTAAGGCCTACCACGCAATCAACAAGGCAGACAGGATTACAGAGATGCCATTAATAATTAGAACCTCCTCTGCTCATCAGGACAAAGGACTTTAATCTGTCCCTGATCAAACACTGAAGCCCAATgcaaatattagacaaaatgtaataaaaatctgtaaaaatgaacattttaaagacGGAAGTGTGCTTCAGAGAGAAATAAAGACTGTATCAACAGTAGCAAAAGCAATTCTACTTCTGGGttttgagaaaaaaactgacctcACTTTGCCTAGTAAACAGTCCCGTGTacataaattacaaaataagaaTAATGACTGTTTCCCTGACGTGTCCAGCTACAGTGTTGTGCAGTGGTAAAAATATAGAGATCAATGAATAAGAATGCCACAATAGCTTGTACCCAATGCTCACAGTCAGAGCTGCACAATTAAAGCTCACAATTCCCTTCTCACTGAAGACAAACAAGGCCGTCTTTCATTTGAGTGCAGCGATTATTTAAATTCCTCGTACCTTGAAACACGTTATCTCACTGATACTGGGAGTTAACCAGCTCAGTATTTGTCTTGACGGGGTCTGTGTCAGAAAAATACATCATCTCTCCAAccactgcaataaaaaaaatcataagtTGTATTCAGTCCTTCTAAGACCCTTTATTGTAGAGTGTGCTCTTCAAGAAAGGACTGGTATTATCTTACTGTATTAatttatgattatttattttgattaaatgctTTGAATGCACTGTTTGGGATAACTCCTGCATAGGCAAAGACAAAGGTGAGGCTGGGTaaaaacattgtgcaatatCACTGAAAGCAGATAAAGCACAAGAAATGAGCGTGCCTGTTAGAGTATATCTGTACCTTGGTGGGAGCAATAACTCAACAATCTAGACACTTGCTGAATCCCTGACACCACACTCCTCACAGCAGCTGTATCTTATCCAGATTATCTTGAAGGTATCCTCTACTCAGTACCTTGTACCTATAGTCCACGTACCGCATCTGACTGGCTCTTAAAATGACCACAGCCAGGTTTCAACCAGAGATCAGGAGAAGGTGGATTCACACCTGTGCAATCAGCAGCAAGACGAGCGAGAGGTTTTGCGGTTGCCATGGAGATCGATAGTACTACTCAGCAGTGCATGGTCGATCTGGTCCTCAGCAGCCAGAACCTCCCTGACAGCTGCCTCGAACGCAGCCGTGACATTAGTGTCATCTTTAGCGCTAGTCTCAAAGTAGGGACAGCAGCCGTTCTCCTCACACCAGGCCCGTGCCTCCTCCACCCCCACCTTCCTCTGCTCCATGTCCACCTTATTGCCAAGTACCACAAAAGGGAACCGCTCGGGGTCTTTAACATCAGAGTAGTACATGAACTCCTTCTTCCAGCAGCCGAGGTTCTGGAAGCTCTGCAGGTCGTTCACGGCAAACGTGAGCAGGCAGCAGTCGGCGCCTCGGTAGAAAGGAGTGCGTAGTGACTTGAAGCGCTCCTGACCAGCTGTATCCCAGATCTGAAGGGTGACCAGGCGCTCATCCACCTCCAAGACCCGGTTCAGGAACTCCACGCCGATGGTGTGAAAGGACTGGGAGTCGAAACGGTCGGCAACATAGCGGTTCATCAAGGAGGACTTACCCACTCCGCCGTCTCCCAGCAGGATCACTTTGAGCAGCACGTTCTTCTTACTCATGATGCTTCCTCCCACCCAGCTGGGCCTCCTGGCAGGTTAAAGGCCTCCTCACCTGGCAGCTGACCAGGGTCAACTTATCCTAGAAAGAAGCACAAGAAACCGACACTTACTCGATGATAGAAGGAGAAATTCAAACATGACTGGGTAACAGGAAATGAAAGATACTGACTCTACAAAGACATTCAACACCCAAACCGTCGCGTGGTCCTGACTTCAGAGGACAGGACTGCACCAGCATCTGTATTCAGTCTGAAGTAAATCTCTCTGAGGAGTGGAAGCCTTATATGAGAGAAGTGTAATGGTTGACTAGTTTCAGGCAGGCAGGGGTGAAGGACCCAGATGTCTGCCAAAGGTctgtggcttaaaaaaaaattctggcaGACTGACTCCAGCTCTGTTGTTTACAGCATGGAACAGCAATACGACCTCGTGATCGTCTAAATGATAGGTACTATATCTTGCTGAAGTAAACAAGTGCCAGCCACAGTGTGGAACATAAACAACACCCTAAAAGATAAAACACGTCCTTTTAATGCTGCATAAATGAGCAGAAGTCCTGCACCACAACAACACCATCAGCAAACCCTCCAACATGAACCAGCTTGTTGTCAATGTGAGACTGAACTCTTTGGTCGACTGTCTTTGTGAAACTGTCCTGGAAGTGCTTCAGGAGGGGAACCGAAAACAGGTAGCAGGCATTCATGCAGCTAACAATAAAGCGGCTCCACTGTGTTAGCAGCCAGCTAGCCGCTAGTCTAGCGGCTTGTTGACATTCAGGCTAGCCGTTAGCCGCTCAGAACTATTTAAAAGCGTTCTAACTCACAGCAGCAGGCGTCCTGCTCTAAACATGACAGAATGCGTGTGTTTTTAACGTGCGTTTAGACTCACCCTGATCCCGGTAGCTCGTGTTTCGGGACGTGCACGGATCTCCTACATCTCTCTGAGATTCAGTGTCGTGACGTGCGCGCCCCATCGAGGTGCTGCACGTGCACAGCGGCCAGGCAGAGCGGGGTCCTAAAGCCCGTCAGGTTCACCTCCATCCAGGAAAAATACACTAGAAACAAACACACTATACAACACAACAATCCTGCCATAAGTTCTACTATAACATAtctacattttcaaagaagTGATAATTCTACTTCATGTTTCTCATGGGGATCGACCGATTATTAGGATGGCCGATAATCATGGCCGATATTTGGCACTTTtactattttctgtgttttagtgATCAATCATTGATACCTCAGAGAGAAGGTCTGCAGTACAGGTTTGACATAGCtgggctttctttgtgtaagctGACttgacaaaaaccaacaaaaacaggtGTCACACaatgcaaatgatgcaagacaggaatggtggtagaaaactgttaattgcgtgttaatatttttatattaccaATCGATGCAGACCCTTATTTCTAACCAGCAGCTGCACATCAGAATGGTTAAACTTTAAACCTAAACATGCCATTGTATTGAAGTACATTTAGTTCTGATACTGTCCCATAATGTAGGATATCATTTTAATTTTGGTTGAAGTAACGTTACtgattctctgtaataaataccagtAGAATAAGACATTTTCTAATGTGTGTTCTAtaagctgcagtaccagcagagtAAACGGTCTTGGctgcaaatcaggaccaaagataaaatcatttttctgtgatttctgcatcGCAAGCTGAAAACATGTCGGGTTACTTAGCAATGCAGCGtatacagtgtgtgatactgtaactacTCAGCTTcagtcagtggttttagtaacgcacagctcaacaggtttacagataaaatatattCCCTCAGCGGAGTCTTTATTACTTAGGAAACGATTTGTTTAAAAGGGAGATGCTTCTAACAGCTGATTTAATTCCAGATTCTGAACATAACCTGCTCTGGTTATGTTCAGATATTCCCATTTTAGATATTtagttatagtcacccttattaatgaaaaagcctccttatgaatgacaggttctctgctatcacgtggtgttaaaacattacattcaaTGTATATTGGGACCAAATATCAGTCATCGCAAtatcttgattaccaataatcggCATTGGCCCTAAAACAAAACCTAATATCGGTCAATGGTGTTTACTTCTGAGGTCACAGTGGGTGGTGGTGTAGTGGACTGCAATATATTGGTAAGTGTTCCTAATATATTGCCCTGCTCATTTATGTGAATCTAGTGGTAAAAATATTAAGAACACTTTTAAATACAATATAGTCCAGTGCACACCTGTCATGTGTTCTGAtgtcaataattaaaataaagttgaatcgtCGCCCTCATGACAGCATCAGCAAAAAGTGAACATATAGAagctttataaaaataaaacttatgcCAGAGCTGTTGTATTAGATATCCAGAGGAATACAGAACAATTATTAAAAAGAATAATCAAAGACAGAACCGATGACTCCATCTCAAACACAATATCTCCTGACAACAGCTTTTTACAGATGTGAATAGTAAAATGGGACAACATATATttgatataaaaatgaaaaaaagatagGTTTTGTCAACATTTAAATGCCTTCATATAGCCatacaatgaaaatacaaaaagacaacTGAAATACTTGTCAGCCATTAAGGAACATTTTGCAATTTCTTTTGCctttctgattaaaaaaaaaaaaaaatccaacaaggTTTTCAAAATTATAATAACCATGTTCACCACATATGATCATTTATTCACCCgcttaaaaatatgaatgtatttaaaatttatttaagtGATTCTATACATGTCAGGAGAAGAAGTAGCAGAGCTTTTATTAGTGATAATACTCTCTAAGTAGGCCAGGTAAAACATAGCTATGCTAACTCTTTTTAATTTAGTTCTAGCAGGCTATCTAATAAGAGAAATTAAATTTCAACCAATTTAGTAATTTGATTTCTTTAAATGCAGCAtatgttttgtaatatttcccCATCAAAATGACTAAGAGCAGTGACCCATGTTAACAATGTGCAACTGGCAAAATGGGACACTGACacaatttgcatttttcaaactaGTTACAAAAGGAGTATAAAATTGATTCCTAGTAATTTTGATGCATAATTACACcacattataaaataaactaGAATCGAGGTGTGAtagttatttttaaacatttttatcagcttaaccattttaatgtcagaacattatttcatttcaattatTGCTATGCTTCTGGGAACAGGTGTGACTGTACATGATGTCACGTTCACTTTTATATCATTATAcccatgtgatttttttttttttcattatcagaTTCCTTTTCGGCAATGCATAGTCATTGGTTTTGGGTTATTTTATGCAATCCTTGTAAAGCTTAACTGTTCCAATTTGAAAATACAGTCTGGGaccaaactgaaaatatttctaCTTTGCTTTGCTTAgttttgaaaacaaatcattagaAATATGATAGTATCAGATACTATGTGTGAAAATCTCTGAAAAATTGGCAGGAATTTCAAGTtaagtcactgttatttatgcttcacatttaaagaaacagTTATTGCACCAAAAAGCTTTCCTGTAGAAAAATAACACTGGCATTATGAATGAAAATATcaagtttaaatattgaggTTAAGGCCCTACAATGTTATTTAGGGTGTGAATTTACCTGATAATTTAAATATCAAGTAACAACATCTTATTTAAAgttatataaaatacatttttacctGAGTAAAATAACTTTCAAGGCTAAGACCTTACAGTATTATTAGTTATGGACATTAATCTGACCAATTTAACCATATAAGAAAGTAGTTAAACTAAAGTCATGGCTAGATTAAAAACGTAGAAGAGAATAAACTCCGATAGCAAAAGAGTTAAAGGATGAACTAAGTGAAATTGGAAAATTTCAGAATATCTTTCGTACTCCCCcattttacaatttacagtttacagtgtCATTCAGCAGAGtcttttatccaaaatgacgtacatctgagagtagatacaacaacaacaataacaataataataataataagaagaagagtGCTTCCTGAGATTTTTGGCTTTCTCAGTCCACAATGGCCTCCATAGATGTTCAGTGAGATTGAAGTCAGCTGACTGTGGGGGAAAGTCCATGACAGTCCGCACTCCTCGCTCTTCTTTGGTTTCCAAGCAGTTCTTGTAAAgctttgaggtgtgtttgggctcattatcctgctgcagtGTGAATCATTCCCCATATGCAAACCATATTTCCGAAACATGGACTTCTACCTGTCCTGGATGAAGGTGGAGCTGATTCAGTGCAGAAGTCTGACTCCAGAGTAGCAAAACACCCCCACACCACTATGTTTCACTGTGGCTTTAACGCTCTGCAGTATCACCCTCTCTTCCGTTCACCTccaaacatttcctcatttACTGCCATAAATCTCAGTCTTTTATCCATGAGTAAACAGGACTCTCTGTCAGCCATCCGATGTTAAATGCTGCTATGTCTTAGATCACCCCCAAGCATTTCTTTCCCCTCCTTTAAAGTGGTTTAGAGGCCACTACTTGTCCTCTGAGACTCTTACTAGACGGAGTTCTTTTTACAGGACTTTTGATAAATGGAGTCTCGGGTTCTTAATTTAACAAATTCTGTGATGAAGTGGCTTCTCTACCTCCCCGTGAACAAAGCTTGATGTATTGATCTGTGGTCACTTCTGGTCTGCCTGATCCTGCTTTGGATACACAAGATTGAGTTTCTGCAAAGTATTTCACACTGCCCTGCGTtacccctttaaaaaaaaccttcagtCTCACCACGATTTAATGCTGAGAAAGCTCCTCTTTCCTTAGAATAACAATCTGACTTGTGACACTTTAACTTAGCTCAGATGCTATGTTTCCGTTTGTTTAATTTGCAAATCTTACATTCAATGTATTGCACCATATTGTAAGTTTTCTCCAGTATACTTCAGCAAAAATTAATTTACTGCTGAATTTGTCTAAACTGAACACTAAGCAGAGTTTCTCCTGCTGTTTAGACATTTATGGGATGGAgctgttcctcctcctcagctgtAGGTGGCACCTCGATATTAGTTTGCGACCAGAGAAGAAGAGATCAAGCAGCAACGTAGAAGAAGAAATGAGGCGTTTTATTGTGTGTCCGCTGGCTGATGTTCCGCAGCATCCTGCTCCTTTAAAGCAACTTTTACCAAGAATAACTCTACATGTATGTATACTGTCATTATTGATTGTTAAGAAAGCTCCACCTGGAtgtgtttgctgctgtgacaaAGGTAGGAAACCGTGTTTGGTTGTTGCTTCTTGCTCTGAAACATTGACACGTTTGATTACGGAGTGGATTTAAGGCTGATTAACTGCATTTTAGAGGAACCTGTAGACAGACTAGAAGGTTACTACTGCatgtctctgttgttgttttcctctctacactgcaaaaactccaaatcttaccaagtccat
This Amphiprion ocellaris isolate individual 3 ecotype Okinawa chromosome 13, ASM2253959v1, whole genome shotgun sequence DNA region includes the following protein-coding sequences:
- the rab9b gene encoding ras-related protein Rab-9B, with translation MSKKNVLLKVILLGDGGVGKSSLMNRYVADRFDSQSFHTIGVEFLNRVLEVDERLVTLQIWDTAGQERFKSLRTPFYRGADCCLLTFAVNDLQSFQNLGCWKKEFMYYSDVKDPERFPFVVLGNKVDMEQRKVGVEEARAWCEENGCCPYFETSAKDDTNVTAAFEAAVREVLAAEDQIDHALLSSTIDLHGNRKTSRSSCC